A single genomic interval of Saccharothrix saharensis harbors:
- a CDS encoding YncE family protein produces the protein MRRLAAVVLTGVALVSGCATEENPADPLQLAATLEPARPAVSPDQATAPEGRVVPSGRATSVAVAGGRVAVALAEPPSVALYPLDTLSDPVVVPLPGPAERLVTVGDVVEAVVPAGVVVTIRPDGTSSQRAVDGAPVDTARVGDRTLVAQRDLRQVSVDGHVVRGISSPDRLVAVGGAAVVLDRPRSAVFDLDPAADGPGAGLRAGEGATNAVADRFGRVFVVDTRGGELMAFSTGPLIMRLRYPVPGEPYGMAYDEARDLVWITLTGRNEVVAFDVAGAEPVERHRFAAVRQPDSVAVDPGSGRVFVASGDGAGMQVIG, from the coding sequence TTGCGCCGACTGGCGGCGGTAGTGCTCACCGGGGTCGCGTTGGTCTCGGGCTGTGCGACCGAGGAGAACCCGGCCGATCCGCTGCAGCTCGCGGCGACGTTGGAGCCCGCGCGGCCCGCGGTGTCACCGGATCAGGCGACGGCCCCGGAGGGCCGCGTCGTGCCGTCGGGTCGGGCGACGTCGGTCGCGGTCGCCGGCGGGCGGGTGGCGGTGGCGCTGGCCGAACCGCCGTCGGTGGCCCTGTACCCCCTCGACACGCTGAGCGACCCCGTCGTGGTGCCGTTGCCCGGTCCGGCGGAACGGCTGGTGACCGTCGGTGACGTGGTGGAGGCCGTGGTGCCCGCGGGTGTCGTGGTGACCATCCGCCCGGACGGGACGTCGTCGCAGCGCGCGGTGGACGGCGCGCCGGTGGACACCGCGCGGGTGGGCGACCGGACGTTGGTCGCGCAGCGCGACCTGCGGCAGGTGTCGGTGGACGGGCACGTGGTGCGCGGCATCTCCAGCCCGGACCGGCTGGTGGCGGTGGGTGGCGCGGCGGTGGTGCTGGACCGGCCGCGCAGCGCGGTGTTCGACCTCGACCCGGCGGCCGACGGCCCGGGAGCGGGGCTGCGGGCGGGCGAGGGCGCGACGAACGCCGTGGCCGACCGGTTCGGCCGGGTGTTCGTGGTGGACACGCGAGGCGGTGAGCTGATGGCGTTCTCCACCGGTCCGCTGATCATGCGGCTGCGCTACCCCGTGCCGGGCGAGCCGTACGGGATGGCCTACGACGAGGCGCGCGACCTGGTGTGGATCACGCTCACCGGGCGCAACGAGGTGGTGGCGTTCGACGTGGCCGGCGCGGAGCCGGTGGAGCGGCACCGGTTCGCCGCGGTCCGCCAGCCGGACTCGGTGGCGGTCGATCCAGGCAGCGGGCGCGTGTTCGTCGCGTCCGGGGACGGCGCAGGGATGCAGGTGATCGGATGA
- a CDS encoding aldo/keto reductase, with protein sequence MEQRYLGRSGLRVSRMALGTMTWGRDTDADEAATQLLAFAEAGGTLVDTADVYVEGESERILGGLLGEVVPREELVIATKAVARRNDGPFGGGASRGALLHALDGSLRRLRVEHIDLWQLHAWDANVPLEETLSALDAAVTSGRVRYAGVSNYSGWQLGTAAALPGHTPLVSTQVEYSLLERGVEREVVPAAQHHGIGLLPWAPLGRGVLTGKYRNGTPSDSRGASAHFAGYVEQHRTERAARIVQAVATAADGLGTNALCVALAWVRDRPGVVAPVVGARDTVQLLGSLAAEELTLPPAIRAALDDVSAVEFGYPERPMG encoded by the coding sequence GTGGAACAGCGATACCTCGGGCGCAGCGGACTGCGGGTCTCCCGGATGGCCCTGGGCACGATGACCTGGGGCCGGGACACCGACGCGGACGAGGCGGCCACCCAGTTGCTGGCCTTCGCCGAGGCCGGCGGCACCCTGGTGGACACCGCCGACGTGTACGTGGAGGGCGAGAGCGAGCGGATCCTGGGCGGCCTGCTGGGCGAGGTCGTGCCGCGCGAGGAGCTGGTGATCGCGACGAAGGCGGTGGCGCGGCGCAACGACGGTCCGTTCGGCGGCGGCGCGTCCCGCGGTGCGTTGCTGCACGCCCTGGACGGCTCGCTGCGCCGGTTGCGCGTGGAGCACATCGACCTGTGGCAGCTGCACGCGTGGGACGCGAACGTGCCGCTGGAGGAGACGCTGTCCGCGCTGGACGCGGCGGTCACCTCGGGCCGGGTCCGGTACGCGGGCGTGTCGAACTACTCGGGCTGGCAGCTGGGCACGGCGGCGGCGCTGCCGGGCCACACGCCGCTGGTGTCGACGCAGGTGGAGTACTCGCTGCTGGAGCGCGGCGTGGAGCGGGAGGTGGTGCCGGCCGCCCAGCACCACGGGATCGGGCTGCTGCCGTGGGCGCCGCTGGGCCGGGGCGTGCTGACCGGCAAGTACCGCAACGGCACGCCGTCGGACTCGCGGGGCGCGTCGGCGCACTTCGCCGGGTACGTGGAGCAGCACCGCACCGAGCGGGCGGCGCGGATCGTGCAGGCGGTGGCGACGGCGGCGGACGGGTTGGGCACGAACGCGCTGTGCGTGGCGCTGGCGTGGGTGCGGGACCGGCCGGGCGTGGTGGCGCCGGTGGTGGGCGCGCGGGACACCGTCCAGTTGCTGGGGTCGCTGGCGGCCGAGGAGCTGACGCTGCCCCCGGCGATCCGGGCGGCGTTGGACGACGTGAGCGCGGTGGAGTTCGGTTACCCGGAACGGCCGATGGGGTGA
- a CDS encoding LLM class F420-dependent oxidoreductase — protein sequence MRLGLNLGYWGAGNDAANLELAREADRLGYSVVWAAEAYGSDAPTVLAWVAAQTERVDVGSAILQIPARTPAATAMTAATLDSLSGGRFRLGLGVSGPQVSEGWHGVRFDKPLGRTREYVDIVRAALRRERLSYAGEHYTLPLPDGPGKALTLTVHPVREHIPVYLAAMGPRNVELAGEIADGWLALFLSPEHSGDVLASLRAGREKAGKTLDGFDIAATVPLVVGDDWRACADVIRPYTALYVGGMGSRKKNFYNDNAARMGFAAEAAEVQERYLAKDYEGAMAALPVDFLDATALLGPKERIADRMRAFAEAGVTTLTLSPMLQDLDQGIAALRTAIEALDLAGVGS from the coding sequence GTGCGACTGGGACTGAACCTCGGGTACTGGGGCGCGGGCAACGACGCCGCGAACCTCGAACTGGCCAGGGAAGCCGACCGACTGGGCTACTCGGTGGTGTGGGCCGCCGAGGCCTACGGCTCCGACGCGCCCACGGTCCTGGCGTGGGTGGCCGCGCAGACCGAGCGCGTCGACGTCGGCAGCGCGATCCTGCAGATCCCGGCCCGGACGCCGGCCGCCACCGCGATGACCGCCGCCACCCTGGACTCGCTGTCCGGCGGCCGGTTCCGGCTGGGCCTGGGCGTGTCCGGCCCGCAGGTGTCGGAGGGCTGGCACGGCGTGCGGTTCGACAAGCCGCTGGGGCGCACCCGCGAGTACGTCGACATCGTCCGCGCCGCGCTGCGCCGCGAGCGGCTGAGCTACGCCGGCGAGCACTACACGCTGCCGCTGCCCGACGGCCCCGGCAAGGCGCTCACGCTGACCGTGCACCCGGTGCGCGAGCACATCCCCGTCTACCTGGCCGCCATGGGCCCCCGCAACGTCGAGCTCGCCGGGGAGATCGCCGACGGCTGGCTGGCCCTGTTCCTGTCGCCCGAGCACTCCGGCGACGTGCTGGCGTCGCTGCGCGCGGGCCGGGAGAAGGCGGGCAAGACCCTCGACGGGTTCGACATCGCCGCCACCGTCCCCCTGGTCGTCGGCGACGACTGGCGCGCCTGCGCCGACGTCATCCGCCCCTACACCGCGCTCTACGTCGGCGGCATGGGCAGCCGGAAGAAGAACTTCTACAACGACAACGCCGCCCGCATGGGCTTCGCCGCCGAGGCGGCCGAGGTCCAGGAGCGCTACCTCGCCAAGGACTACGAGGGCGCGATGGCCGCCCTGCCCGTGGACTTCCTCGACGCCACCGCCCTGCTCGGCCCGAAGGAGCGCATCGCCGACCGGATGCGCGCGTTCGCCGAAGCGGGGGTCACCACGCTCACCCTTTCGCCCATGCTGCAAGATCTCGATCAGGGGATCGCCGCGCTCCGCACGGCGATCGAAGCTCTGGATCTGGCAGGAGTGGGTAGTTGA
- a CDS encoding undecaprenyl-diphosphate phosphatase, with protein sequence MSWLQAIVLGLVQGLTEFLPISSSGHIRIVSTLFFGNDAGASFTAVIQLGTEVAVLIYFAKDIGNFIGAWFRGLFSKAARKTEDYRMAWYVIIGSIPISVLGYLFKDEIRSSLRNLWITATVLVVFGLLLGLADQFAQHIRTKLQLKDAIGMGLAQALALIPGVSRSGGTLTAGLFLGLDRASAARYSFLLALPAVFGAGIFSIPDVLERAEPNAASVPQMIVATIVSFGVGYATIAWLLRYVSKHSYSVFVWYRLLLGIVLMGLLSMGLINPT encoded by the coding sequence TTGAGCTGGTTGCAGGCCATCGTCCTCGGACTCGTCCAAGGACTCACGGAATTCCTGCCCATTTCCTCGTCGGGTCACATCAGGATCGTCTCCACGCTGTTCTTCGGCAACGACGCGGGCGCGTCGTTCACCGCGGTCATCCAGCTCGGCACCGAGGTCGCGGTGCTGATCTACTTCGCCAAGGACATCGGCAACTTCATCGGTGCCTGGTTCCGCGGCCTGTTCAGCAAGGCCGCGCGCAAGACCGAGGACTACCGCATGGCCTGGTACGTGATCATCGGGTCGATCCCGATCAGCGTGCTGGGCTACCTGTTCAAGGACGAGATCCGGTCGTCGCTGCGCAACCTGTGGATCACCGCCACCGTGCTGGTGGTGTTCGGCCTGCTGCTCGGCCTGGCCGACCAGTTCGCCCAGCACATCCGCACCAAGCTCCAGCTCAAGGACGCCATCGGCATGGGCCTGGCCCAGGCGCTGGCGCTGATCCCCGGCGTGTCCCGCTCCGGCGGCACCCTCACCGCGGGCCTGTTCCTCGGCCTGGACCGCGCCTCCGCGGCCCGCTACTCGTTCCTGCTGGCCCTGCCCGCCGTGTTCGGCGCGGGCATCTTCAGCATCCCCGACGTGCTCGAACGCGCCGAGCCCAACGCCGCCTCCGTGCCGCAGATGATCGTCGCCACGATCGTGTCGTTCGGGGTCGGCTACGCCACGATCGCGTGGCTGCTGCGCTACGTCTCCAAGCACAGCTACTCGGTGTTCGTGTGGTACCGGCTGCTGCTGGGCATCGTCCTGATGGGGCTGCTGTCGATGGGCCTCATCAACCCGACATAG